A DNA window from Streptomyces sp. 71268 contains the following coding sequences:
- a CDS encoding STAS domain-containing protein, which yields MSSSETATRERVSNALNERADKIADRWVQLQLQRSEAGSGISEAELHEEADAVVAALSASLAGGLPVERVVTAHPELHRAITELSLRRARGGASPTDTSLAVLTLKEALLESVQESVRAADEALAVALLINRLLDAAGALSFNTYVEGREEIIGRQSRQLLELSTPVVRLWRHVLAVPLIGTLDTARTQVVMENLLQGIQDHEALVAIIDITAVPTVDTAVAQHLMQTVNAVRLMGADCVISGIRPPIAVTIAQLGIDLSSILTRSTLADALSVAIKITEGDQLKAESSAVR from the coding sequence AACGAGCGTGCCGACAAGATCGCCGACCGGTGGGTGCAGCTGCAACTGCAGCGTAGCGAGGCTGGTTCCGGGATCAGTGAAGCGGAGTTGCATGAGGAGGCGGACGCCGTGGTCGCCGCCCTCTCGGCGAGTCTGGCGGGCGGTCTGCCGGTGGAGCGCGTGGTGACGGCGCATCCCGAGTTGCACCGCGCGATCACCGAGCTCTCGCTGCGCCGCGCGCGGGGTGGGGCCTCACCCACCGACACGTCCCTCGCGGTCCTCACCCTCAAGGAAGCCCTGCTGGAGTCCGTGCAGGAGTCCGTGCGGGCCGCTGACGAAGCGCTCGCCGTCGCGCTGCTGATCAACAGGCTGCTGGACGCCGCTGGCGCACTCTCGTTCAACACCTACGTCGAGGGCCGGGAGGAGATCATCGGGCGGCAGAGCCGGCAGTTGCTGGAGCTGTCGACTCCCGTGGTGCGTCTGTGGCGTCACGTGCTCGCCGTACCGCTGATCGGGACCCTCGACACCGCACGCACCCAGGTGGTCATGGAGAACCTGCTGCAGGGCATCCAGGATCACGAAGCGCTCGTCGCGATCATCGACATCACCGCTGTTCCCACGGTGGACACGGCCGTCGCGCAGCACCTGATGCAGACGGTCAACGCGGTACGGCTGATGGGCGCCGACTGCGTTATCAGCGGGATCCGGCCCCCCATCGCGGTGACCATCGCCCAGCTCGGTATCGATCTCTCCTCCATCCTCACCCGGTCCACCCTCGCCGATGCCCTGTCCGTCGCCATCAAGATCACCGAAGGTGATCAGCTGAAGGCCGAATCATCGGCAGTGCGATGA
- a CDS encoding STAS domain-containing protein produces the protein MNARPVAGVPILRLGNVLVTGLLDELDDKAALAFTDELTQRIAAEDASGVLIDISRLEIIDSFVARTLMELTTMARLLGARVIVAGMLPPVAITLVELGLHLDGVETALNAERGMALLGWQQNRQLPEGAPSAAFH, from the coding sequence ATGAACGCCCGGCCCGTGGCGGGTGTGCCCATACTGCGGCTGGGCAACGTGCTGGTCACCGGGCTCCTCGACGAACTCGACGATAAGGCCGCCCTGGCCTTCACCGACGAACTCACCCAGCGCATCGCGGCGGAGGACGCGAGCGGTGTCCTCATCGACATCTCCCGACTGGAGATCATCGACTCCTTCGTAGCCCGCACCCTCATGGAGCTCACCACCATGGCCAGGCTTCTCGGAGCCCGGGTCATCGTGGCGGGCATGCTGCCTCCGGTGGCGATCACCCTGGTGGAACTGGGTCTGCACCTGGACGGGGTCGAGACCGCGCTCAACGCCGAACGGGGCATGGCTTTGCTCGGATGGCAACAAAACCGCCAGCTCCCCGAGGGGGCACCCAGTGCTGCGTTCCACTGA
- a CDS encoding ATP-binding protein — protein MLRSTEQSPSSETAPRLDPRAGEPNSYPVRTEEDLLTARHAVRAATLALGFGIVDQTRIVTAASELVRNAYIHGGGGTLTLTLLERPGARGLRLVISDDGPGIHDVQQALTDGYTTGAGLGHGLGGARRLMDDFRIDSAPGRGTTVTATRWTTP, from the coding sequence GTGCTGCGTTCCACTGAACAGTCCCCTTCCTCCGAAACCGCCCCCCGCCTCGATCCACGGGCGGGTGAGCCGAACTCATACCCGGTGCGTACGGAGGAGGACCTGCTGACGGCCCGTCACGCCGTCCGCGCGGCCACCCTGGCCCTCGGATTCGGCATCGTCGACCAGACCCGCATCGTCACCGCCGCCAGCGAGCTCGTACGCAACGCCTACATCCACGGCGGGGGCGGCACCCTCACCCTCACCCTGCTCGAACGTCCGGGCGCACGGGGTCTACGGCTGGTCATCAGCGATGACGGGCCGGGTATCCATGACGTCCAGCAGGCCCTCACCGACGGGTACACCACGGGGGCCGGACTGGGCCATGGACTGGGCGGGGCACGACGGCTGATGGATGATTTCCGCATCGACTCGGCGCCGGGCCGGGGCACCACCGTCACGGCCACCCGATGGACGACACCGTGA
- a CDS encoding SpoIIE family protein phosphatase has protein sequence MDDTVTPAPATSTVQVRVDHHSAVQLAAEAARTVAESCGLTGSLPDQAAVLASELAGNLAKHATGGSVYLQPLLLGGGMEILAVDRGPGIADLPRALTDGYSTTATLGAGLGAVRRIATDFTIRTEPGTATLACARLTDADHRPKAHQEIGSLSLPVDGEQPCGDACASADTADCRTAFVVDGLGHGPEASEAAQAALRVFHRAPDRALHDMLFAVHRALRHTRGAAVGIMRLHHDRTEYCGVGNIRALVVTPETIRHGMTGLPGVVGWNMPTPRTHTLPTGPGVIAVLHSDGILPRWAHAPSRFLLRLPPALLAAAVAHAHRSTRDDATFLAARAPGGRFV, from the coding sequence ATGGACGACACCGTGACACCGGCACCCGCCACATCGACCGTTCAGGTCCGTGTCGACCACCACAGCGCCGTCCAGCTCGCCGCGGAAGCCGCCCGCACCGTCGCCGAGTCGTGCGGTCTGACCGGTTCCCTCCCCGACCAGGCCGCCGTGCTGGCGTCGGAACTCGCCGGGAACCTCGCCAAGCACGCCACCGGCGGCTCGGTGTACCTGCAGCCGCTCCTCCTCGGAGGCGGGATGGAGATTCTCGCCGTCGATCGCGGGCCCGGCATCGCCGACCTTCCCCGCGCCCTCACCGACGGATACAGCACCACCGCGACCCTCGGCGCCGGCCTGGGCGCCGTCCGTCGCATCGCCACGGACTTCACCATCCGCACCGAGCCAGGCACCGCGACCCTCGCCTGTGCCCGGCTCACCGATGCCGACCACCGGCCGAAGGCCCACCAGGAGATCGGTTCCCTCTCTCTTCCCGTCGACGGGGAACAGCCCTGTGGTGACGCGTGCGCCTCGGCGGACACCGCGGATTGTCGTACGGCCTTCGTCGTGGACGGCCTCGGACACGGCCCCGAGGCATCGGAGGCGGCACAGGCCGCCCTGCGCGTGTTTCACCGCGCACCCGACCGCGCGCTCCACGACATGCTCTTCGCCGTCCACCGGGCGCTACGCCACACCCGCGGTGCCGCGGTCGGCATCATGCGGCTGCACCACGACCGGACCGAGTACTGCGGCGTCGGCAACATCCGCGCCCTGGTCGTGACTCCCGAGACCATCCGCCACGGGATGACCGGCCTGCCCGGTGTCGTCGGGTGGAACATGCCCACCCCGCGCACACACACCCTGCCCACGGGCCCGGGAGTCATCGCTGTGCTGCACTCCGACGGGATCCTCCCGCGGTGGGCCCACGCGCCCTCGCGCTTCCTGCTCCGGCTGCCGCCCGCGCTGCTCGCGGCGGCAGTGGCTCACGCTCACCGTTCGACGCGGGACGACGCGACCTTCCTCGCCGCCAGGGCACCGGGTGGCCGTTTTGTCTGA
- a CDS encoding PP2C family protein-serine/threonine phosphatase, with product MAVLSDTFRTLRSLRRALRQVADAYGLPLEVRARLVLSISGVAGHELRAGRTVRLGSTCQPGSKGQPTLLSVSLVSPASRSPLPLAGLPLAAQAVCDTTATWHVPVPEGAEPPPDACAPRVARRSESEELEQELRASLARVDAFAAEHRVLKHELAETNSGVLALYIQLEERDEQLRQAHGRMLQDMENALRPPPLAVEGLELAVHYEPADTHDPTGGDLYDWFRLPDGTVHITVVDALGHGITSTRSALNVTHAVRTLALDGHPLTAIVKRADEILMPLDGDLLATVLLARLNPATGELSLANGSHPPALLVRTDGRADFLNVRGRGIGFPLAGSDRVLQTRMEPGDLLLLYTDGLTESRRDPIEGEARLIDSARKRSRDPTASLPGAIATDMRTVVLHPDDTLALAVRMGRPGN from the coding sequence GTGGCCGTTTTGTCTGACACCTTCCGGACGCTGCGGTCCTTGCGCCGCGCCCTGCGCCAGGTGGCCGACGCCTACGGTCTCCCCCTCGAAGTGCGCGCGCGGCTGGTTCTCTCGATCAGCGGCGTCGCCGGCCACGAACTGCGAGCCGGACGCACGGTCAGGCTCGGCTCCACCTGCCAACCAGGCTCCAAGGGGCAGCCGACGCTTCTCTCCGTCAGCCTGGTGTCGCCGGCGTCGCGGAGCCCGCTGCCGTTGGCCGGGCTCCCCCTCGCCGCCCAGGCGGTCTGCGACACCACGGCCACCTGGCACGTGCCTGTCCCGGAGGGAGCCGAGCCGCCCCCCGACGCGTGCGCACCGCGCGTGGCGCGGAGATCAGAGAGCGAAGAGCTGGAACAGGAACTACGGGCCTCACTCGCACGCGTGGACGCCTTCGCCGCCGAACACCGCGTCCTCAAGCACGAACTGGCCGAGACCAACAGCGGCGTCCTCGCCCTGTACATCCAGCTCGAAGAACGCGACGAGCAACTGCGCCAGGCGCACGGCCGGATGCTGCAGGACATGGAGAACGCCCTTCGTCCCCCTCCCCTGGCAGTGGAGGGCCTGGAACTCGCCGTCCACTACGAACCCGCCGACACGCACGACCCCACCGGTGGCGACCTCTACGACTGGTTCCGTCTGCCCGACGGAACCGTCCACATCACGGTCGTCGACGCCCTCGGACACGGCATCACCAGCACCCGAAGCGCCCTGAACGTGACCCACGCCGTGCGGACCCTGGCGCTGGACGGACACCCGCTGACCGCGATCGTCAAACGGGCCGACGAGATACTCATGCCTCTGGACGGCGATCTCCTGGCCACCGTGCTCCTGGCCCGACTCAACCCGGCGACGGGCGAACTCAGCCTGGCCAACGGCAGCCACCCTCCAGCGCTCCTCGTCCGCACGGACGGCCGGGCGGACTTCCTCAACGTACGAGGACGCGGCATCGGCTTCCCGTTGGCCGGCAGCGACAGGGTGCTTCAGACCCGGATGGAACCGGGCGACCTGCTCTTGCTGTACACCGACGGACTCACCGAGAGTCGCCGCGATCCCATCGAGGGCGAGGCGCGCCTCATCGACTCGGCCCGGAAGCGGTCACGGGACCCGACAGCCTCCCTTCCCGGAGCCATCGCGACAGACATGCGAACGGTCGTACTGCACCCGGACGACACGCTCGCCCTCGCCGTTCGCATGGGCCGCCCCGGGAACTGA
- a CDS encoding MarR family transcriptional regulator, with translation MREDPMALQQQATAAVPEVSRVLELLEIAWERGRDALSTAPVSTAQIRVMYIIEREPGINLSALRRHLAVAAPTATRLCDRLQAAGFLRRTPRPEDRREMQLTLTDAGTAHLREVRRRREQALRQAMNRMTPLTRDALATGLAALCEAVAEPLPYAREQLVEESG, from the coding sequence ATGCGCGAGGACCCCATGGCTCTCCAGCAACAGGCCACCGCCGCAGTGCCTGAGGTCAGCCGTGTCCTTGAGCTCCTGGAGATCGCCTGGGAACGGGGCCGGGACGCCCTGAGCACCGCTCCTGTCTCCACGGCACAGATTCGTGTGATGTACATCATCGAACGCGAGCCAGGCATCAACCTCAGTGCCCTCCGTCGTCACCTGGCGGTGGCCGCTCCCACGGCCACGCGCCTGTGTGACCGCCTTCAGGCCGCCGGATTCCTCCGCAGGACTCCCCGCCCCGAGGACCGCCGCGAGATGCAGCTGACGCTCACCGACGCCGGCACCGCGCACCTGCGCGAGGTCCGGCGACGCCGTGAGCAAGCCCTCCGTCAGGCCATGAACCGGATGACCCCCCTCACACGCGACGCCTTGGCCACTGGCCTCGCCGCCCTCTGCGAAGCCGTCGCCGAGCCCCTCCCGTACGCGCGGGAGCAGCTCGTCGAAGAGAGCGGCTGA
- a CDS encoding PP2C family protein-serine/threonine phosphatase, producing the protein MDRPSAVERLLREAAPHEVFDVVRSVIERRHGAVAVDLLMADYAMTQLQPVGVLPHTHHSLPVHDTAPGHAFIAQEAHCVPDAASSTVTVHLPVSVRGDRLGVLSVRLPGRESDVSPDTLADLAQCAAALAHEIAVAERDTDLFLQARRAERLTLAAEMQWQLLPGRSCSRPEYDVGAQLEPAYAIFGDSFDWSSSADDLLLTVSNGMGQGIDAALLTNLATNALRNARRAGLNLADQAYLADQAVYGQYHGRQFLSTLMLRFCLPTGDVEIIDAGSPRIWRLRRDVVEAIEFDAQIPLGMFEDTTYTTQRFKVESGDRLLFISDGVYDALSPAGEKYGQWALARAITSTRLLPASQVPRTMLQELLGHRGSGPAADDALVVCLDWHGRPGTD; encoded by the coding sequence GTGGACAGACCCAGCGCGGTTGAGCGCCTGTTGCGCGAGGCCGCGCCTCATGAGGTTTTCGACGTGGTCCGCTCGGTGATCGAGCGGCGACACGGCGCTGTGGCGGTCGATCTCCTGATGGCTGACTATGCCATGACGCAACTGCAGCCCGTAGGCGTTCTCCCGCACACCCACCATTCGCTGCCGGTCCATGACACTGCCCCGGGTCACGCCTTCATCGCCCAGGAAGCGCACTGTGTGCCCGACGCCGCGTCCTCCACCGTAACGGTCCACCTGCCGGTCAGTGTCCGTGGTGACCGGCTCGGCGTGCTCAGCGTGCGGTTGCCCGGCCGTGAGAGCGACGTCAGCCCCGACACTCTGGCGGACCTCGCGCAGTGCGCGGCCGCGCTGGCGCACGAGATCGCCGTCGCGGAGCGGGACACCGATCTCTTCCTGCAGGCCCGCCGCGCGGAACGGCTCACCCTCGCCGCCGAGATGCAGTGGCAGCTCCTGCCCGGGCGCTCCTGCTCGCGACCCGAGTACGACGTCGGCGCGCAGCTGGAGCCCGCTTACGCGATCTTCGGTGACAGCTTCGACTGGTCGTCGTCCGCCGACGACCTCCTCCTGACCGTGAGCAACGGCATGGGCCAGGGCATCGACGCGGCCTTGCTCACCAACCTCGCGACCAACGCCCTGCGCAACGCCCGCCGCGCCGGGCTGAACCTCGCCGACCAGGCGTACCTGGCCGACCAGGCCGTCTACGGCCAATACCACGGCCGGCAGTTCCTGTCCACGCTCATGCTCCGCTTCTGCCTTCCCACCGGAGACGTGGAGATCATCGACGCTGGCTCGCCCCGCATCTGGCGGCTTCGCCGGGATGTCGTCGAGGCCATCGAATTCGATGCGCAGATCCCCCTGGGGATGTTCGAGGACACGACCTACACCACGCAGCGCTTCAAGGTCGAGTCCGGGGACCGGCTGTTGTTCATCAGCGACGGCGTCTACGACGCCCTCTCGCCGGCGGGTGAGAAGTACGGTCAGTGGGCGTTGGCCAGGGCGATCACCAGTACACGTCTCCTGCCCGCTTCCCAGGTGCCCAGGACAATGTTGCAGGAGCTGCTGGGACACCGCGGCTCCGGGCCGGCGGCGGACGACGCGCTGGTCGTGTGCCTGGACTGGCACGGCCGCCCGGGCACCGACTGA
- the dhaK gene encoding dihydroxyacetone kinase subunit DhaK, translated as MRMLINVPETVVADALRGMAATHPELTVDVEGRVIVRRDAPVAGKVALVSGGGSGHEPLHGGFVGTGMLDAACPGEVFTSPVPDQMVKAAAAVDSGQGVLFVVKNYTGDVLNFDMAMELAEDEGVRVAKVLVDDDVAVTDSTHTAGRRGTGATLFVEKIAGAAAEEGAPLERVEAIARQVNASSRSFGVALSACSTPAKGGPTFALPDGELELGVGIHGEPGRERRPMMTSREIADFSVDAVLEDLRPTNPVLLLVGGAGATPLLELYGFAAEVHRVLAERGVPVLRSLVGNYVTSLDMAGCAVTLCQADEELLRLWDAPVRTPALRWGL; from the coding sequence TTGAGGATGCTCATCAACGTGCCCGAGACCGTGGTCGCCGACGCGCTGCGCGGGATGGCCGCCACGCATCCGGAGCTGACCGTGGACGTGGAGGGGCGGGTGATCGTACGCCGCGACGCGCCGGTGGCCGGAAAGGTGGCCCTGGTGTCGGGCGGCGGGTCCGGGCACGAGCCGCTGCACGGGGGTTTCGTGGGCACCGGGATGCTTGACGCGGCGTGCCCCGGTGAGGTGTTCACCTCGCCCGTGCCGGACCAGATGGTCAAGGCGGCGGCCGCCGTGGACAGTGGCCAGGGGGTGCTGTTCGTGGTCAAGAACTACACCGGCGACGTGCTCAACTTCGACATGGCCATGGAACTCGCCGAGGACGAGGGCGTGCGGGTGGCCAAGGTGCTCGTGGACGACGACGTCGCCGTGACGGACAGCACGCACACGGCGGGCCGTCGTGGCACCGGGGCCACGCTGTTCGTGGAGAAGATCGCGGGCGCCGCCGCCGAGGAGGGCGCGCCGCTGGAGCGGGTGGAGGCGATCGCCCGCCAGGTCAACGCGTCGTCCCGGAGCTTCGGCGTCGCGCTCAGCGCCTGCTCCACGCCGGCCAAGGGCGGGCCGACGTTCGCGCTGCCCGACGGCGAGCTGGAGCTGGGGGTGGGCATCCACGGCGAGCCCGGCCGGGAGCGGCGGCCCATGATGACCTCGCGGGAGATCGCGGACTTCTCCGTGGACGCCGTCCTTGAGGACCTGCGGCCCACCAACCCGGTGCTCCTGCTGGTGGGCGGCGCGGGCGCGACGCCGCTGCTTGAGCTGTACGGGTTCGCCGCCGAGGTGCACCGGGTGTTGGCCGAGCGTGGTGTGCCGGTGCTGCGCAGCCTCGTGGGCAACTACGTCACCTCGCTGGACATGGCGGGCTGCGCGGTGACGCTGTGCCAGGCCGACGAGGAGTTGCTGCGCCTGTGGGACGCGCCGGTGCGCACGCCCGCGCTGCGGTGGGGGCTGTAA
- the dhaL gene encoding dihydroxyacetone kinase subunit DhaL, giving the protein MDAAFFLRWLAAAAAAVDREADRLTELDAAIGDADHGSNLRRGFAAVATALDAGPPGTPGAVLALAGRQLISTVGGASGPLYGTLLRRTGKELGDAQRVSVAELGAALRAGVAAVAQLGGSAPGDKTMLDALVPGADALGASDAAGDPFDAVRAAAEEGARATEALRARKGRASYLGERSVGHLDPGASSSALLFATLAEVAR; this is encoded by the coding sequence TTGGACGCCGCGTTCTTCCTGCGGTGGCTGGCGGCGGCCGCCGCCGCCGTGGACCGCGAGGCGGACCGCCTCACCGAACTCGACGCGGCGATCGGGGACGCCGACCACGGCAGCAACCTGCGACGCGGATTCGCCGCCGTGGCCACCGCCCTGGACGCGGGCCCACCGGGCACCCCGGGGGCGGTGCTGGCGCTGGCCGGCCGGCAGTTGATCTCGACGGTGGGAGGCGCCTCCGGGCCGCTGTACGGCACCCTGCTGCGGCGTACGGGCAAGGAGCTCGGCGACGCGCAACGGGTGAGCGTCGCCGAGCTGGGCGCGGCGCTGCGCGCGGGCGTCGCGGCGGTGGCGCAGCTCGGCGGCTCCGCGCCGGGCGACAAGACGATGCTGGACGCGCTGGTGCCCGGCGCGGACGCGCTCGGCGCGTCCGACGCGGCGGGCGACCCGTTCGACGCGGTGCGGGCCGCGGCGGAGGAGGGCGCGCGGGCCACGGAGGCGCTGCGGGCCCGCAAGGGCCGGGCCAGCTATCTCGGTGAGCGCAGCGTCGGACACCTGGACCCGGGGGCCAGCTCGTCGGCCCTGTTGTTCGCGACGCTCGCGGAGGTGGCGCGGTGA
- a CDS encoding PTS fructose transporter subunit IIA, producing MAQEGRVGVVVVSHSGPVAEAVAELARGLAGLTTAPVAPAGGTRDGGLGTSADLVVEAARAVDGGAGVALLVDLGSAVLTVKALLAEGDELPAGTRLVDAPLVEGAVAAVVTSATGADLDAVAAAAEEAYGYRKV from the coding sequence GTGGCGCAGGAGGGGCGGGTCGGGGTGGTCGTGGTCTCGCACAGCGGGCCGGTCGCGGAGGCGGTCGCCGAGCTGGCGCGCGGGCTGGCCGGGCTGACGACGGCACCGGTCGCGCCGGCCGGCGGCACCCGGGACGGCGGTCTCGGCACAAGCGCGGATCTCGTCGTCGAGGCGGCGCGGGCGGTGGACGGCGGCGCAGGCGTGGCCCTCCTGGTGGATCTGGGCAGCGCCGTCCTCACGGTGAAGGCGCTGCTGGCCGAGGGGGACGAACTGCCGGCCGGCACCCGGCTGGTGGACGCGCCGCTGGTGGAGGGGGCGGTGGCGGCGGTGGTCACCTCGGCCACCGGCGCCGACCTCGACGCCGTGGCGGCGGCGGCCGAGGAGGCGTACGGCTACCGCAAGGTGTGA
- a CDS encoding VOC family protein, producing the protein MACRISELILECTDPERLAAFWCEVLGYVEIGREDDGGIEIGPPEVGFGGPQPTIILSPNDAPPTAKPRLHIDVNPTDRDQDAELERLLALGARPADVGQTGAEDWHVLADPEGNVFCLLRARVRPV; encoded by the coding sequence ATGGCATGCCGCATCAGTGAGCTGATCCTCGAATGCACCGATCCCGAGCGACTCGCCGCCTTCTGGTGCGAGGTGCTCGGCTACGTAGAGATCGGCCGGGAGGACGACGGGGGCATCGAGATCGGTCCGCCCGAGGTCGGCTTCGGCGGTCCGCAGCCCACCATCATCCTGAGCCCCAACGACGCCCCGCCCACCGCGAAGCCACGGCTGCACATCGACGTCAACCCCACCGACCGCGACCAGGACGCCGAGTTGGAACGGCTGCTCGCGCTCGGCGCCAGGCCCGCCGACGTCGGCCAGACGGGCGCCGAGGACTGGCACGTGCTGGCGGACCCGGAGGGCAACGTGTTCTGCCTGTTGCGCGCCCGCGTGCGGCCCGTCTAG
- a CDS encoding ABC transporter ATP-binding protein, whose translation MAEQPGLSETPDQTAVLRRAWPYLRPERRGIALALVGSAAATACTVAVPAVIGAGVDQLIEDDRDGLLTAAGVLVGLVVVRLVLFRQSEIWLTTVGERVVRGLRELAVRRLAQAPLRFLEAHRSGDLLRRTTTEIADLANFVRGQLPEVLTVLGYLLFTTVLLLSYSPLLTLALLVVFVPGIVWVLRRFKRAAGPAFAAEAAAAGTVAATYRELVTAREMLQTNNGVGGWRARFLADSEHRYQAARRTQKSLFIISLSRVVQGLTTVVLLLLGGWLAADGQISVGTVVVFILATRQLFDSATQASNLVGQLQLTKVGLARLLDLLTTTAPHVAETTENDAAPDTAHPREPTAAPPKQASTDEAAPPDRPLQAVRGTAPIPSTTPARGDLEVRDVRYSYVADAEVLHGLSLSIPAGDRVALIGPTGAGKTTLAKLITGLYTPDAGSVSYAGVDLRALPPGELRRRVVLVPQRVHLISGTLQDNLALVPRRPTDDEVRQAVARLGLEDWVAGLPDGLTTRLGGGEGRLSAGEVQLVGLVRAALVDPAVLVLDEATADIDPQTAHKLETAIDVLRTDRTLIVIAHRESTIERLPRVIRLEHGGLDPLPAPRGAPS comes from the coding sequence CCTGGTCGGCAGCGCAGCGGCCACCGCCTGCACGGTCGCCGTGCCGGCCGTCATCGGCGCCGGCGTCGACCAGCTCATCGAGGACGACCGCGACGGCCTGCTCACCGCCGCCGGCGTGCTGGTGGGCCTCGTCGTGGTGCGCCTCGTACTGTTCCGGCAGTCCGAGATCTGGCTCACCACGGTCGGCGAACGCGTCGTGCGCGGCCTGCGCGAACTGGCCGTACGACGCCTGGCCCAGGCCCCGCTGCGCTTTCTTGAGGCACACCGCTCCGGCGATCTGCTGCGGCGCACCACCACGGAGATCGCCGACCTCGCCAACTTCGTCCGTGGCCAGTTGCCCGAGGTCCTCACCGTCCTCGGCTACCTGCTGTTCACCACCGTCCTGCTGCTCAGCTACTCGCCGCTGCTCACCCTCGCGTTGCTCGTGGTGTTCGTGCCCGGCATCGTGTGGGTGCTGCGCCGCTTCAAGCGCGCGGCGGGCCCGGCCTTCGCGGCCGAGGCGGCCGCCGCCGGCACCGTCGCCGCCACCTACCGGGAGCTGGTGACGGCCCGCGAGATGTTGCAGACCAACAACGGTGTGGGCGGCTGGCGAGCGCGGTTCCTGGCCGACAGCGAGCACCGCTACCAGGCCGCGCGGCGCACCCAGAAGTCGCTGTTCATCATCAGCCTCTCGCGCGTCGTGCAGGGCCTGACCACGGTGGTCCTGCTGCTGCTCGGCGGCTGGCTGGCCGCCGACGGCCAGATCAGCGTCGGCACCGTCGTCGTGTTCATCCTGGCCACCCGGCAACTCTTCGACTCGGCCACCCAGGCGTCCAACCTCGTCGGCCAGTTGCAACTCACCAAGGTCGGCCTGGCCCGGCTGCTCGACCTGCTCACGACGACCGCCCCGCACGTCGCCGAGACCACCGAGAACGACGCGGCGCCCGACACCGCACACCCCCGCGAGCCGACGGCCGCGCCCCCGAAGCAGGCCTCCACGGACGAGGCGGCCCCGCCGGACCGGCCGCTACAGGCCGTACGCGGCACGGCCCCGATCCCTTCAACGACGCCCGCGCGGGGTGACCTTGAGGTGCGCGACGTGCGCTACTCCTACGTCGCCGACGCCGAGGTCCTGCACGGCCTGAGCCTGTCCATCCCGGCCGGCGACCGGGTGGCCCTGATCGGCCCGACCGGGGCGGGCAAGACCACCCTGGCCAAGCTGATCACCGGCCTGTACACCCCCGACGCGGGCAGCGTCAGCTACGCCGGCGTTGACCTGCGCGCGCTGCCGCCCGGCGAACTGCGCCGGCGTGTCGTCCTGGTGCCGCAGCGGGTGCACCTGATCAGCGGGACGCTCCAGGACAACCTGGCCCTGGTCCCGCGCCGGCCCACCGACGACGAGGTCCGCCAGGCCGTGGCCCGCCTCGGCCTGGAGGACTGGGTGGCCGGGTTGCCGGACGGCCTGACGACCCGGCTCGGCGGCGGCGAGGGCCGGCTGTCGGCCGGCGAGGTGCAGTTGGTCGGCCTGGTACGGGCGGCCCTGGTCGACCCCGCCGTGCTGGTTCTGGACGAGGCCACGGCCGACATCGACCCGCAGACGGCCCACAAGCTGGAGACGGCCATCGACGTGCTGCGCACCGACCGCACCCTGATCGTCATCGCCCACCGCGAGTCCACGATCGAGCGGCTGCCCCGGGTCATCCGCCTCGAACACGGCGGCCTCGACCCGCTGCCGGCGCCCCGGGGCGCGCCTTCGTAG